TGCAGCGCCCCCGTGGGCGCGCTCGCCGACCTCCAGGCCGACGGGCAGATTGTCAAGGAAATGCGCCTGCGCGGCGTCGTCGGCACGACCGACGGCTCGACGCTGGTGCAGCTGTCCACCACCGGTTCCGTGCCCGAGACGCACGACCAGGCAATGGCGCTCGGTCGCGAACTCGCCTCCGAGATGCTGGCCAAGGGCGCGGCCGGTCTGATGGGGGAGCGAGCGCAGTGAGCCCCACCAACCTTCCCGCCGGCCACGTATCCGGGCACGTCACCTTCCTGGGTGCCGGACCCGGGGATCCGGGGCTGCTGACCCTGCGCGCCGTGGAGGCGCTGGCGCACGCGGACGTCCTCGTCGCCGAGCCGGACGTGCTCGACGTCGTACGCGTGCACGCCCCGCCGGGCGTCTCCGTACTGCCCGCGGACGCCGCTGCGTGGTCGTCTTCCTCTACGTCTTCTACGTACGCGGGCACGGGCACGCCTCAACTGGCAGTCGTTGACGATGCGTCAACAACCGCCGTGGTCCCCGCATCCAGGGATGCCGCCAATCTTGTCATGGAGGCCGCGCGGGGCGGCAGGCGGGTCGTGCGTGCGGTGACCGGGGACCCCGGGCTCGACACGTGCGCCGCCGAGGAGATGCTGGCCTGCGCCGCCGCGGGCGTCACCTTCGAGGTGGTGCCCGGCATCGCGACCGCCGTCGGCGTGCCCGCGTACGCCGGGGTGCCGCTGCGGGACGCCGAGGGCACGGACGTCCGGTTCGTGGACGCCCGTACCGCCTCCGACCGCTGCTGGAGCGAGGTCGGCGCCTCCGACTGCACGGTCGTCGTCTCCACCACGCTGGACTCGGTGGCCGTCGCCGCGGGCGAACTGGTGACCGGGGGGCGCAAGCCGGACACCCCGCTGACCGTGACGGTCGCCGGGACGACGACCCGTCAGCGCACCTGGGCCGCCACGCTCGGCACGATCGCGCAGACGCTGAAGCAGGCCAAGGTGCTGCCCTCGCCGGAGGGCGGCCGCCCGGTGATAGCCGTCGTGGGCGAGCGCTCCGCCGCCGCCCAGCGCGAGCGGCTGTCCTGGTTCGAGTCCAAGCCGCTGTTCGGCTGGAAGGTGCTCGTGCCGCGCACCAAGGAGCAGGCGGCCTCGCTCTCCGACCAGCTGCGCTCGTACGGCGCCGTGCCGCACGAGGTCCCGACGATCGCCGTCGAACCGCCGCGCACGCCCCAGCAGATGGAGCGCGCGGTCAAGGGCCTGGTCACCGGCCGCTACGAGTGGATCGCGTTCACCTCGGTCAACGCGGTCAAGGCGGTCCGGGAGAAGTTCGAGGAGTACGGCCTGGACGCGCGCGCCTTCGCGGGCATCAAGGTCGCCGCGGTCGGCGAGCAGACCGCCAATGCGCTGATCGCCTTCGGCGTCAAGCCGGATCTGGTGCCGAGCGGCGAGCAGTCGGCGGCGGGTCTGCTGGAGGACTGGCCGCCGTACGACCCGGTGTTCGACCCGATCGACAGGGTCTTCCTGCCGCGTGCCGACATCGCCACGGAGACGCTGGTGGCCGGCCTGATCGAGCTGGGCTGGGAGGTCGACGACGTCACCGCCTACCGCACGGTGCGCGCCTCGCCGCCGCCGGCGGAGACGCGTGAGGCGATCAAGGGCGGCGGCTTCGACGCGGTCCTGTTCACGTCGTCCTCGACGGTCCGGAACCTGGTCGGCATCGCCGGCAAGCCGC
The DNA window shown above is from Streptomyces sp. NBC_00670 and carries:
- a CDS encoding bifunctional uroporphyrinogen-III C-methyltransferase/uroporphyrinogen-III synthase — protein: MSPTNLPAGHVSGHVTFLGAGPGDPGLLTLRAVEALAHADVLVAEPDVLDVVRVHAPPGVSVLPADAAAWSSSSTSSTYAGTGTPQLAVVDDASTTAVVPASRDAANLVMEAARGGRRVVRAVTGDPGLDTCAAEEMLACAAAGVTFEVVPGIATAVGVPAYAGVPLRDAEGTDVRFVDARTASDRCWSEVGASDCTVVVSTTLDSVAVAAGELVTGGRKPDTPLTVTVAGTTTRQRTWAATLGTIAQTLKQAKVLPSPEGGRPVIAVVGERSAAAQRERLSWFESKPLFGWKVLVPRTKEQAASLSDQLRSYGAVPHEVPTIAVEPPRTPQQMERAVKGLVTGRYEWIAFTSVNAVKAVREKFEEYGLDARAFAGIKVAAVGEQTANALIAFGVKPDLVPSGEQSAAGLLEDWPPYDPVFDPIDRVFLPRADIATETLVAGLIELGWEVDDVTAYRTVRASPPPAETREAIKGGGFDAVLFTSSSTVRNLVGIAGKPHNVTVIACIGPATAKTAEEHGLRVDVMSPEPSVQKLAEALADFGARRRRAALEAGDPVTRPSERRPGSRRRRSTTTT